The genomic DNA TCAAAGGTCCGTTTTTGTTGACAGTCCGTCGCTCGTTGTTTTATGTTGGTTTACGCCAACGGTAAATACaggtataattttttaacgattttgaCGAACGAGATCGCTTCAAAGACGAATATTCGAGTGAGAATACGATTCTTCCGAACTTTCGAATACGCGCTTcgttttgtttgaaaaaatcgTGTCAAAAAATGATGTTTTCTCGACGATAGATAATTCGTGCATGAAAGTAAAGGATAAGGTTaattttaaaacgtttaaatcGCCGTTATAGCAATGTCTCGTTACGCACGCGTAAGTTTGTTTTTGAATACATACAAGAGGCTCtttgtagaaagagaaagataacatTAGCATAGATAATAGCTTAAAGGTTCCTCTACCTATTGTTTCTGgcaaacaaagaaagaaaaaccggTCGAGCGTGATAAATTGTTGTTactacgtgtgtatatatacatcgtataTAATTCGGAGAATTTGGGAAGTCTTGTAGTGAaaagtatttgtaaataaacgaGGGACGATCGGAGAGATCGACCTTGGCAGGACTTTCCTCCATTCGTCGTCCTTACAACGCGTTAGTCGCAGTATACCTTCCTCTCGGCAGCTGTCTGGACGTGCTTTATCTACACAAGGCGTAATTCTAACACGCTTGCAGCGCGTAAGTATCCCTGGAGTATTTCTCTTAACTTAATTTACGTTAATAATCCGATTGGTACTGGATATAATATTCGTTAGGAATGATAAAGGCTATACTAATAATGAAACTCAAGTTGTAAGAGATATTCATAACGCTTTATTACGgttctttaaatttttcccAGAGCTtcggaataataatttttttgttactgaTGAATCTTATGACGATAAATATACATCTGCTCTTTCATATATCATCGAAGactatgatattaaaatataactataaaatataagactataatattaaaacgtaaaataattatctccATATCGATATCTTAAGATTTTCTAGCGATGTAAAACTGCTTcgtgtgtatatctatatataattgttttctcTATCCGTTCGCCGTTCTTTTCCGGCACGTATAACTTTTGGAAGTCTAAAAAATGTGACATTGATTATTAGgacataaaattaattgtgtGTTTATATAGGACATAACCATATACGGAGTACGCATAAGTGTGTGTGCGTacttgtgtatataaaaatcaaatgtaATACGCAATACGATATATGAAGTATAATTAATGGCAAATTATTAATTGCTACATCGTCAAAAAGTGAAAGAGGTACCGATATTGTCAAAAATAAGacaatatatttcgaaatagaaaacgTCTATAGaagtcgattttatttttgcgaatattttttaaacaaaacgaTATCACAACTTGTGAATATTCACGCGCGAAAATCACGTTTACAACAATCGATTAGTATATAAAACAAGGATGTacattagataaaatattctaattatctACAATTAACGAGAGGACGAAGCTTAGTTATAGTACGTACCATAAAATAAACGGCAGCTAGGAGATTTAGTGGACCGTCGCGTTTACGCATTATGTCACGTGTACAATGAAATTCgcagagagagatggaaatacaatattataactGTTGAATCTCTTATCGATTTTCAATGcatacattataaataaaattaaaaaaacttgTGAGGaggattaatttaaaaattactaaACGTGCTCTGtgcaatatatttaaatttcataaaaacatGAACGGTTTATAAACTAGTAATTATGTActtagtaaaaattaaaaattaaaatataattagtttATGATATCCATGATCATTTACTGAGCATATAAATATCTGATGATATCCAGTTGATGATGTAAGAATTTGTAGATACGAAGcaatttaaacgataaaaactttttgattttctgtgagtatttattaatgaatgaaataaaagttttatacaTAGTGGATTGATTATCGAAGATACAATATTCTTGAAATCTCGTCTATGTGTGTGCAcacgtatttttaatataattattttttattaacttactAAATACaagtatacaaataattacCAAATACAAGAAAACAATACTTAGTATCGAGTCTCATGCAAGAATCGCAATccaattatatgaaaaaattatgttcATTAATTATGTCAGGTTAGTTGTATAGaactttttataaagatatttttgtacTTACGGAAAAATTTGTATGGATTTTCAATATTCTGTCTGACCATACATCAATCTCCTCGGTCAACAACCTATGGAAATGTTACATTAGAAATAAGCATTCATTGCAAATTGTAAGTGAAGGCAAATCACTTAGATTTAGCctcaatatgtaatatattttacaaaagttTCATCACGATTTTGTGTAATTAAATatccaaatatttatttacaaagtaTGATCACTTAAAACATCATTGTCTACTTATTCATTTATCacataatagatataatcgaagtaaacaaattataaCTATATTATGAAAGTTTATCAACttgtaaaaatacatataatatgcatgtgtgtattcATGCAAAATAAATTGTACACAAGTAATAAACTGAGGtcgattattttgtaaaagctTTCGATTGATGCGATATTGAagtgaaatacatatattatcaagtatttattcttttcacaGCAGCAGTGTATTCAAAGAATCCTTATGGCCTAGTTTTATACCAGTGCTATTTTACATAATGatgtatttttacattttctgatatatatgatatttctctcttttcaatgttttatttttgatatactAGTCctggaaaaaacaaaatatttagaaaacttgatattaataaatgacataaaataaaagaaagtatttacGTTTGCATTTGTTTACTACCGCTAAGAACTATATACGGTGATtgagtttctttttgttttgcttgTAATAAATTAAGTGTTCCTAAAGGCGTATCTGTCGAAGacattcttttcattaaaaccTCTTGCTCAGCTTTTTTCATACGCTTTTCCAcctgtattaatatttacattataaaaatttctcttttacacatacaattaataagaaacattaaatataatcgatgaCCTTATTCTTTCCTGGTCCTTTTCCATGAAATTTATGTGAAAGATAGCGAAAAGCTTCCTTTGCACTTAAAACATGTCCATCGTCATCTATATACTCCAATTTAACATTTGGCTTAaaaccttctttctctttaaaatctGACGTAGGACCACTGAAACGATCTCTTCTTCCAAATTTATCGTCATctctacaaaagaaaagaaaaatacgtaagtgtatgtatattatatttcgacaAATCATGCGTATTTACATTCGATGCataaaaatttggaaattaAACAAGATGAGTAActgattttgataaaattcaCTAAGAACTGCTTCTAagtattgtttctttttataacttttctctctctctctttctctttctctcccaacAATGTAAAATAGTAAGAAAAgacggaaaagaaatatacccATATGTTTTGTCTTctatagaataattttgtgCTTGTAAATGTGCGAAACGAGAAGCAGATCGTCTGTTACTGTCTTCCTTTTGTAAATATCCCTTACTCATTGCTAGTTTTAATGCACCACCTACACCTTGGCCAAGCGATGGTTCTGCATCTAGAATTGCAACTTCTAGTGCTACAGGCTCCGATTTACTTTCATCTGAACATGACATTGAGAAAGTAAAATGggtgatttatataaatattaaaaattcttgcgataaaaggatataaatcgtatataataaagtagTAGAAAACAAATACCTAAATGAACTGTATTCCATGCACCACGAccatcgtcttcttcttcatcggaAACGATTTCATCCTTTATACCATCCACTTCGAAGtcctatagaaataaaaaggatatataatttttatatatacttttagaaataaatataaagaaagggaTAGATCAATCTACCATAAGTTCTTGTCCATTTTCCTCTCTATTACCGGCAAGTCCATACGTAGGAATGTCTCCTAAGGTTCTACAAAATTCTGCAGTAGCATTAAGAACTATGTTCGTTGATTGATTTTCGTCTAAAACTGATGATTCTTGCTTAACAGTTTCTATGACATTTTTCACATTCGATAtttgtaattcttttaatcgatGCGCTTTCTTCAAAGCCATTTGCAATTCCAATTCCTTATCGTCGTCTTCGAATTTTATTCCCGTTAAATCTTCTTTGGGGCCtgttataaaatgatatataaaatatgttgcaataattatagataaaattattgacaAAATAAAGTCTTTTTATACGGCCATGGGAAAAAACAGAATATATATCAGTAAATATACCTTCTAAATCGTCTACGTCTAAAGTaccatcattttcttttacatcctCAGTTTTTTTGCTTCTCCTACTCCCTAAATCTCGAAGATAATCATTTTCTTGAGGAATCAGGTCTTCTGccttcaattttcttttcgttcttatttttcgcatctaaacaagaagaaattaaattaacaaatataagaaGTATCACAtagtaatgatttttttactagtaataatacaaatattttcacaCAAATTTGCTCTTCATATCTGGTTTTAACCTTTTTCTTTGGCTTCTTAAACTTTTCCAACTCTTGCTCATTGTAATATTCGCTAGCCAATTGTGGTTCTCTCGTTTGCAGCGattctaatttcttatttGCTAAACGGTGTTTAACAATTTCTGAGCGACGCTGCTTTATATCTATCGGATTATAAGTACCCAATACGAagttatcctttttttctccttcaatTTCTTCATCATATTTAtctaaaatgtttttctttgataGACCAAATTCATCCAAATTATCATCCTCGTACGCATTATAAACAGATTTTTTAGTTTTGTTATGGACGTTTCGTTTATATCGTTCATCATCTACCATATTCACATTCACAAGTACatcgtttttttcatttaatatatccTGATCTTTCAGCGTTAGAACCATTCCTTTGCCTTCTGTGATACTTTCCTGTAAAATATCATAAGACAGATCAATGTAATTGTGCACTTTTTTCTAaagtttatcaaattttatttttaatctctgATAAAAGTGTATTTAGCGGCACagttatcattataaaatgattactCACTATATCATGTTCCACTGTCAAACCCTTCAAATCCTTTTCAGTATACGCCAGGTTACGAGAAATATGTATTTCCTCTTTAAGGAGATTCCCAATTCCAAATTCTTCATCTAGTTGATCCAACATTTTGGcctgaaatataaataaaataagattttatgTAAGGATCACTTATTAAAGAACACCAATTATTACCCTTTCTTCtgcctttttcttctcttcctgtAAACGTCTACTTTTATCGATCCAAGCTTTTGTATCGTCGTCAGAATCATCATCTcctaatgattttattttcgccaAATTAGCTTCAATctgtcttttttgtttttgaacaCCAATTCTTTCCTTCAATTTTTGAGTTTTTAACTGATCATTAGCATTTGGTGCTGGTTTATGATAGAATTCGCCCAAATCGTCTTTAATTTTGTTAGGATCATCCTTCGATGTACTATCAACTTCTAAAGGCTTTAAACCTAACTTTGCTCTAAGCTTATTTGTTTCCTCAATGGATAAAGAGGTTTGTGACATGCCATCTTTTATAGGAGATGGACTATGTTGTTTGGAAATCTCAGGTGGAGGAGGTGTCGAAGGATGCGATGATCTTGAGATTTTTGGAGGCGGTGGTGCATTGACAATTTCAACTGTAAATGTCAACCATCTTTAAGTCTTAACTATTATTGTTGATGATAAGTATAAATCaatgtatatttatcatacTAATATAAAATCCGAATCTTTAATAATTGTGATTCTCGGAAAGGATGCAATAGTTGTTTTAAAAAAGCCTTTAATTCAATGTGTTacatttaattgtaattatgatAACGCTTGTATAATGTGATGGATAAACaacgaaaaatgataaaatatactaACCATCGCTATCGTAGTCCTtgcgttctttccttttatgtTTCTTATGATGTCTatgtttatctattttctcgCGTTCTGGGGTATGGCTTCGTGAACGGCTACGATGACGTTTCTTCTTGATATCGCGGCTTTTTTCTGCTTTATGCCGTTTGTTCGACCCCATTTTGATCTATGGtcagattattataaaatgaagtaACCCGCTGCTAATACTTTGGATACGCTTAGTGCGTGATTAAAATTAACTAGTAACAGCTGATAAAGCGCAACTACTAGTAAATAATATCTAGTAAATAGTGACTAGGGAGTAGTAACTAGTAGCTGGTAACTGGTAACTAGTAATTCATAACTAATATCAATACAACTAGTAACTCTAGACTTTTTTCGGCGGTACATTCAAAATCCTTATTTAACTAACTGAGATTCCATAGAGAACAcattataatatgataaaagaaaatcatcgaGATGATCTATATATTCGAAggattaatttaaaagttggaaaaaaacttcttttcgtttcttattgttagataatttttctttgtataacatacatatctatgtcgCTATTGCGCATACGCCTAAAATTACGCGCTGGAAGACTCTGCCGTGTGTGGCGGCACTCTTTCGTTGTTGATAAACACCAACAACAATAAAGGACGGCTCGGCCGACAGCCGAGTATTTCGCGATCTTCGGCGTTGTTCATCGTCGAGCAAAAGTAAGAACGAGATTATTCAAAATAGTAGCGTCAACGAAAGTAAGACACAACGACGGCGTGTCAAGGAAACGACGACGTCGAGCGTGACGTTGAGGTTATGGATAATTTCGTCAAGATCGAAAAAATAGGGGAAGGGACGTATGGGGTGGTATATAAAGCGAAGGATAAGCTGACCGGCAAATTGGTGGCGCTCAAGAAGATTCGTTTAGAGACGTATGttgattattatctttattttctaatgcACCTGTAAAAGGTTCcgttttgatttaattttatatagggatttataaaaataatggaatGCTCGTAACCcttaataattcttctttcctatCCGTTGGAAACGTAGTTTCGTCGATCGAAAGCTTCATTTCAGGTCCTtcaataaaatagtaaatacaaacattgtaattttatgattAGCGTCTCAATAATAACACGAACaacaagattttttaattaatccatTACCAGCTAATAGTACACTGTTTCATTTAATGTTTATCTATGAAACTTTTTCGTGCTAACACAGAAAAGGATGCTTTCAGGATTCTAATTTATTCTTACTGTGAGGAATATATAAACCTTTGAATTGACTGGTATTAATTTTGAATGAGAATAAAATGTTACTACTAATAGAAATAGTTCATAATTGATTTCTATTCCCATTTAAATTAAAGTTACTTgcaatgtaattttttacttaGTACCTatgaatgttatttttatattgaaacgaaaaacataatattatgtaaagtcgtatacacacatacacgcgcacgcgcgcgcgcgcgcgcgcacacacacacacacacacacacacacacacacacacacacacacacacacacacacacacacacacacacacaaattatGTAAAGAAGCTAATGCAAGCTAAAGCACTTATATGATTTCTTAAGCAGTTTGCTTCAATGGTATACGAGCTATCCAGTCTTCAACAAGTTTCTTATGTTTGCCTCGCAAGAACATCATTATCACGCATCTTATAAAGTTATCTTTCAGACTCTCGGCCAACTTCATATTGACCAGTCTTTTGCTTATCCGCATTGCTAACATATATGCTAACTTGCACATTGGGGTCAGCTGAATCTGGAGGGGCCACGTTACACTATATTGTCGTAGCACCACATTATTCAGCTTGTTCCATTGTGTTATGCCCGCCTATAATTGCTATAACTGCCGTTATAACTGCAACTGCTAGAAAATGGGTTACTATACTATAGGTTGATATCCGATATCCAGCTGTGaatatgtgtatttttttatagagaaaattctatataataaaatccatTGTTTCAATATGTTTCAATATATGTTTtcaaattatgaaatatgaatttGAATCAGGGAAAGTGAAGGCGTACCATCAACCGCTATACGAGAAATATCACTCTTGAGGGAACTTGCCCATCCAAATATCGTGCAGTTATTTGATGTTGTGGATGGTGATAAGCATTTATATCTTGTATTTGAGTTTCTCCAACAGgatctaaaaaaattattagactCTGTTAAAAGTGGCTTGGATCAAGCTCTTGTAAAGGTAGGaggtacatttatttattattctcctttttccattCGTGCTtgcgacaaaaaaaaaagaaaaaaaaaaaaaaaaacgtgtatctatgtatccgTTCTTTGGAGCAAAATTAGTTTCAAAAGCAATgcaaaaagtataaaaatcaCAGTATGTGgaacataaaaaagatatttattttcagagCTACCTCTATCAGTTATTAAAGgcgatttctttttgtcatcTACATCGTATTTTACATAGAGACTTAAAACCTCAAAATCTATTAATTGATCGCGAAGGTTATATAAAATTGGCTGACTTTGGTCTAGCTAGAACTTTTTTGATTCCCGTAAGAACATATACACACGAAGTAGTGACACTCTGGTATCGTGCACCAGAGATTCTGTTAGGGACTAAGCTGTATTCAAGTGCGGTGGATATATGGAGCCTTGGTTGCATTTTTGCAGAAATGGTTTGTAAGATATAGAAATAACGATATCTACGTCTACACGATCTAGATTTTAATATGCtctaattattatcttattttgtttttgttttgttttgttttatctttttacagGCTACCAGAAGAGCACTCTTTCCAGGTGATTCTGAGATAGATCaattatttagaatatttcgTACACTTGGAACGCCAGATGAAACTATCTGGCCGGGTGTATCACAGCTTCGTGATTACAAATCAATGTTTCCTAGATGGGAGCCGTGTGATTTGGACGAAGTCGTACCTTCTCTAGATGCCGAAGCCAAAGATTTACTCATGGTAGGTATTCGAGATGTTGATGATTCTTCGaccagtttctctctctttctactatCTACTAAATtgctaataatttattctttcgacAACAGAAACTCTTGATATATGATCCCAATGAAAGGATAACAGCTAGAAAAGGTTTGAATCATCCGTATTTTTCCGGTGTAAAATTAGTCCCACCGCCCTTGCCAAAGAAAAAGTGACATAGATTTATGACGCTTGGACTCACAGGATACCATATTTCCTATTTAGAATGTacaatatcgtttaaaataatgattaagaTACAATATTATAGAGATGTTTTATTAAGGAGACGGTGTAATCTTGACATACTACGAAgtgttcatttaaatatatatttgataaaatttaaattaaataaacgatttatattCTGCTATGCTGtatattaatacgattttatttattctttgtgTAAGATAATGGATAAAAACAAACAGTAAAAATCAAGCCAAGGGGAATCAATAAATCTAtacaattgatttttctttttactgcTTATGTGCTTCCAAAGCGATTATTCCGCTTTTATTTCTACTCTATCacgataaaataacaaaaagtgGTACTCATTGAGCTACGCGAGTAGATTGCATCGAGGATTCGATCAATTTCGGTAAAATTAGTTTAGAGTGTGTCTCCGAGACGGTATTGACTTCTTGGTGAACGGGCGAAGCTGTCAATTTAGGAAGACGCAGCTCATTCGGGGAA from Vespula pensylvanica isolate Volc-1 chromosome 13, ASM1446617v1, whole genome shotgun sequence includes the following:
- the LOC122633910 gene encoding cyclin-dependent kinase 2-like, yielding MDNFVKIEKIGEGTYGVVYKAKDKLTGKLVALKKIRLETESEGVPSTAIREISLLRELAHPNIVQLFDVVDGDKHLYLVFEFLQQDLKKLLDSVKSGLDQALVKSYLYQLLKAISFCHLHRILHRDLKPQNLLIDREGYIKLADFGLARTFLIPVRTYTHEVVTLWYRAPEILLGTKLYSSAVDIWSLGCIFAEMATRRALFPGDSEIDQLFRIFRTLGTPDETIWPGVSQLRDYKSMFPRWEPCDLDEVVPSLDAEAKDLLMKLLIYDPNERITARKGLNHPYFSGVKLVPPPLPKKK
- the LOC122633908 gene encoding U4/U6.U5 tri-snRNP-associated protein 1; the encoded protein is MGSNKRHKAEKSRDIKKKRHRSRSRSHTPEREKIDKHRHHKKHKRKERKDYDSDVEIVNAPPPPKISRSSHPSTPPPPEISKQHSPSPIKDGMSQTSLSIEETNKLRAKLGLKPLEVDSTSKDDPNKIKDDLGEFYHKPAPNANDQLKTQKLKERIGVQKQKRQIEANLAKIKSLGDDDSDDDTKAWIDKSRRLQEEKKKAEERAKMLDQLDEEFGIGNLLKEEIHISRNLAYTEKDLKGLTVEHDIESITEGKGMVLTLKDQDILNEKNDVLVNVNMVDDERYKRNVHNKTKKSVYNAYEDDNLDEFGLSKKNILDKYDEEIEGEKKDNFVLGTYNPIDIKQRRSEIVKHRLANKKLESLQTREPQLASEYYNEQELEKFKKPKKKMRKIRTKRKLKAEDLIPQENDYLRDLGSRRSKKTEDVKENDGTLDVDDLEGPKEDLTGIKFEDDDKELELQMALKKAHRLKELQISNVKNVIETVKQESSVLDENQSTNIVLNATAEFCRTLGDIPTYGLAGNREENGQELMDFEVDGIKDEIVSDEEEDDGRGAWNTVHLDESKSEPVALEVAILDAEPSLGQGVGGALKLAMSKGYLQKEDSNRRSASRFAHLQAQNYSIEDKTYGDDDKFGRRDRFSGPTSDFKEKEGFKPNVKLEYIDDDGHVLSAKEAFRYLSHKFHGKGPGKNKVEKRMKKAEQEVLMKRMSSTDTPLGTLNLLQAKQKETQSPYIVLSGSKQMQTTSISKIKH